The following are from one region of the Jatrophihabitans telluris genome:
- a CDS encoding antibiotic biosynthesis monooxygenase family protein, with protein MSIIKINAITVAADSGDELAHRFAARAGAVDDADGFEGFELLQPTDARTTWLVITRWRDEQAFAAWANSPAFGRGHRSEHQPEGETSEPPKRPVGLSSELWSYTVAGGTGSP; from the coding sequence ATGTCGATCATCAAAATCAATGCGATCACCGTGGCTGCCGACAGCGGGGACGAGCTTGCCCATCGGTTCGCCGCTCGGGCCGGGGCGGTCGACGACGCCGACGGTTTCGAGGGTTTCGAGCTGTTGCAACCGACGGACGCACGCACGACGTGGCTGGTGATCACGCGCTGGCGGGACGAGCAGGCGTTCGCGGCCTGGGCCAACTCGCCCGCCTTCGGCCGTGGGCATCGAAGTGAGCATCAACCCGAGGGTGAGACTTCTGAACCACCGAAACGGCCGGTGGGGCTCAGCAGTGAGCTGTGGAGCTACACGGTCGCGGGCGGAACGGGTTCACCCTGA
- a CDS encoding RluA family pseudouridine synthase → MPDSRMVPVPDGLEGLRLDVAISRLFGLSRTAAADLIDDGAVSVDGSMPARSSKVVAGSWLEITIPDPVDLSTAPAQAVDGLVVLYDDADVVVVDKPVGVAAHPTIGWDGPTVVQGLAAMGYRISTSGAPERQGVVHRLDAGTTGVMVVAKSEIAYTVLKRAFKERTVEKLYSALVQGHPDPTSGTIDAPLGRHPSSEWKFAVVADGRDSVTHYETVQAYRAATLLDVHLETGRTHQIRVHLAAMRHPCCGDALYGADPVLSRHLGLTRQWLHARELGFDHPTSGERVRVVSPFPADLQRALDVLEAEA, encoded by the coding sequence ATGCCTGACAGCCGGATGGTGCCGGTCCCTGACGGCTTGGAGGGGCTGCGCCTGGACGTGGCCATCTCCCGATTGTTCGGCCTGTCCCGGACCGCCGCGGCGGACCTCATCGATGACGGTGCGGTCAGCGTCGACGGCTCGATGCCCGCCCGGTCGTCGAAGGTGGTAGCCGGCTCCTGGCTGGAGATCACGATTCCCGACCCGGTGGACCTCAGCACGGCCCCGGCCCAGGCGGTGGACGGACTGGTCGTGCTGTACGACGACGCCGACGTGGTCGTGGTGGACAAGCCGGTGGGCGTGGCCGCTCACCCCACGATCGGGTGGGACGGGCCTACCGTCGTCCAGGGCCTGGCCGCGATGGGATACCGGATCTCCACCTCCGGCGCCCCCGAACGGCAGGGTGTCGTCCATCGACTCGACGCCGGAACCACGGGAGTCATGGTGGTCGCCAAGAGCGAGATCGCCTACACCGTGCTGAAACGGGCGTTCAAGGAACGCACGGTGGAGAAACTGTATTCGGCACTCGTTCAGGGCCATCCGGATCCGACCAGCGGAACCATCGACGCGCCGCTGGGCCGTCATCCGTCCTCGGAGTGGAAATTCGCGGTGGTCGCCGACGGCCGGGACAGCGTGACGCACTATGAGACGGTGCAGGCCTACCGCGCGGCGACGCTGCTCGACGTCCACCTGGAAACCGGACGTACCCATCAGATTCGGGTGCACCTGGCCGCGATGCGGCACCCGTGTTGCGGGGACGCCCTCTACGGCGCGGATCCGGTCCTGAGCCGGCACCTCGGGCTGACGCGGCAATGGCTGCACGCCCGCGAGCTCGGCTTCGACCATCCGACCTCGGGGGAGCGGGTCAGGGTCGTTTCGCCGTTCCCGGCCGATCTCCAGAGGGCGCTGGACGTGCTGGAGGCCGAGGCATGA
- the lspA gene encoding signal peptidase II, translating into MTSPGTEPAAPAPRTARRPTKIGIFAAVAGLALAADAISKLLVVAHISATEPGIKLLGGLVYLDQARNSGAAFSVGTGATVALTAIALIVVAVILRAARRLTSTAWAVALGLVLGGALGNLVDRLFRSPGPGRGHVVDWISVFGDAGKYYPIFNLADSCIVVGGAVAVLLSVRGVDFNGGRNPIADDDDDDGDDDDSAPTPRNPTQRDPTQRDGVGESSPGPAADEPDRGPGPETSGGGTVTPGAAERTTDA; encoded by the coding sequence GTGACCTCTCCCGGGACCGAACCGGCTGCCCCCGCTCCACGGACCGCCCGCCGGCCGACCAAGATCGGCATCTTCGCCGCGGTTGCCGGGCTTGCCCTGGCCGCCGACGCGATCTCCAAGTTGTTGGTCGTCGCCCACATTTCGGCAACCGAACCTGGCATCAAGCTGCTCGGAGGCCTGGTCTATCTCGACCAGGCCCGCAACTCCGGGGCCGCGTTCTCGGTCGGGACGGGCGCCACGGTCGCGCTCACCGCCATCGCATTGATCGTGGTCGCGGTGATCCTTCGTGCCGCGCGGCGCCTGACCTCGACCGCGTGGGCGGTCGCTCTCGGCCTCGTCCTCGGCGGCGCCCTCGGAAATCTGGTCGACCGGCTGTTCCGTTCCCCGGGACCGGGACGCGGGCACGTGGTCGACTGGATCTCGGTGTTCGGCGACGCCGGAAAGTACTACCCGATCTTCAATCTGGCCGACTCGTGCATCGTCGTCGGCGGGGCGGTCGCGGTCCTGCTGTCCGTTCGCGGGGTGGACTTCAACGGCGGACGGAATCCGATCGCCGACGACGACGACGATGACGGCGACGACGACGACAGCGCCCCTACTCCGCGCAACCCCACTCAGCGCGACCCCACTCAGCGCGATGGTGTCGGTGAAAGCAGTCCGGGCCCTGCGGCGGACGAGCCCGACCGCGGCCCAGGACCGGAAACCTCCGGCGGCGGTACGGTCACTCCCGGTGCCGCGGAGCGGACGACCGATGCCTGA
- a CDS encoding TraR/DksA family transcriptional regulator encodes MAGVRGRIGQALRRATGSTAVAAAKAPARKVATTVSPAKKAAPVKKAAPVKKAAPVKKAAPVKKAAPVKKAAPVKTAAPVKKAAPVKKAAPVKTAAPVKKAAPVKTAAPVKKAAPVKTAAPAKKAAPVKTAAPVKKAAPVKKAAPATKAAPVKKAAPATKAAPVKKSASAAVTKAAVAAAKPELTPKELQALRSQLEAELHGLRSDYDRSMVQLNELQTTNTDGAGDDQADAGSKTFEREQEQSIANNRHDLIVQIEHAIERIDSGTYGLCENCGKPIPKARLQALPMATLDAACKAREERR; translated from the coding sequence ATGGCGGGAGTTCGGGGACGGATCGGTCAGGCCTTGCGGCGGGCAACGGGGTCCACCGCGGTCGCGGCTGCCAAAGCACCGGCTCGGAAGGTGGCGACCACGGTGAGTCCCGCGAAGAAGGCGGCGCCGGTCAAGAAGGCGGCGCCGGTCAAGAAGGCGGCGCCGGTCAAGAAGGCAGCGCCGGTCAAGAAGGCGGCGCCGGTCAAGAAGGCGGCGCCGGTCAAGACGGCAGCGCCGGTCAAGAAGGCAGCGCCGGTCAAGAAGGCGGCGCCGGTCAAGACGGCAGCGCCGGTCAAGAAGGCAGCGCCGGTCAAGACGGCAGCGCCGGTCAAGAAGGCGGCGCCGGTCAAGACGGCAGCGCCGGCCAAGAAGGCAGCGCCGGTCAAGACGGCAGCGCCGGTCAAGAAGGCAGCGCCGGTCAAGAAGGCAGCGCCGGCGACCAAGGCGGCGCCGGTCAAGAAGGCAGCGCCGGCGACCAAGGCGGCGCCCGTTAAGAAGTCCGCATCGGCCGCGGTCACCAAGGCGGCCGTTGCCGCGGCGAAGCCCGAGCTGACGCCGAAGGAACTGCAGGCCCTGCGATCGCAGTTGGAAGCCGAGTTGCACGGCCTGCGTAGCGATTACGACCGGTCCATGGTGCAGCTCAACGAACTGCAGACGACCAACACGGACGGGGCCGGCGACGACCAGGCCGACGCTGGGAGCAAGACCTTCGAGCGGGAGCAGGAACAATCGATCGCCAACAACCGGCACGACCTGATCGTCCAGATCGAGCACGCCATCGAGCGAATCGACTCCGGCACCTACGGCCTGTGCGAGAACTGCGGCAAACCCATCCCCAAGGCGCGGCTGCAGGCGTTGCCGATGGCCACCCTGGACGCGGCGTGCAAGGCGCGCGAGGAGCGCCGCTGA
- the ileS gene encoding isoleucine--tRNA ligase, with product MTSYRPDQTSAETAPPAYRALPAHVDLAATDHEVIEFWRRADVFRRSLAQTEGGPRYTFYEGPPTANGTPGTHHIEARAFKDLFPRFKTMKGYHVPRMAGWDCHGLPVELAVEKQLGFTGKPDIERFGIAEFNAACRTEVQRNVDQFLAMSERMGYWADYDNAYWTMNASYIESVWWALKQIFDQGLLVEDHRVAPYCPRCGTGLSDHEVAQGYETVVDPSVYVTFPLTSGPYAGEASLLVWTTTPWTLVSNTAVAVNPEVTYLVVRTVGGEREPAQTLVVAAPLVDKALNGAEYSELARLPGRDLERWTYQRPFEFVPIGDAENPAHYVVLADYVTTEDGSGLVHQAPAFGADDLATCRTYGLPVVNPVGKDGHFLADVPVVGGVFFKDADAELVRLLRDAGLLLRHVNYEHAYPHCWRCHTPLMYYALPSFYIRTTARKDELLRENERTNWYPETIKHGRYGDWLDNNIDWALSRDRYWGTPLPIWRNDADPTHLVCVGSLAELSALTGQDLSELDPHRPFVDAPTFTLPDVAGTFHRVPQVIDGWFDSGSMPFAQFGAPHRNAELAKAAYPADFISEAIDQTRGWFYTLMVVGTLVFDQSSYRNVVCLGHILAEDGRKMSKHLGNILEPISLMDQHGADAVRWFMLAGGSPWSARRVGHKNLEEIASKVLRTYWSIASFQSLYARANDWTPGTAHGLEPTALDRWATNETHRVALEVDDALEAYDPARAGRALAGLIDDLSNWYVRRSRRRFWDGDPAALQTLHDCLDVLTRLLAPFVPFVTERVWGALFAQSTGVESVHLAPWPERSVSVDSELSEQVALVRRIVELGRAARAESKVKTRQPLARALVSAPGWDRIPDPLKAEVTDELNVLELAALADAEDLVDVSVKPNFRALGKRFGSGTKDVATAISAGDPTALAHAVRQGGSATVTVGGEEIRVGSDELIVTEAPRSGWAVTSEGAETVALDLELTGELRRLGLLRDVIRLVQEARKNAGFEVTDRIQLRWRVGGSPDPAEAIRHHATELATEVLATDIVEGAVDTSPDRNIAGNSDDAIASAPTSDADWFSGHDEEMGLHFWIRRS from the coding sequence ATGACGTCGTACCGCCCGGACCAGACGAGCGCCGAAACCGCGCCCCCCGCTTACCGCGCGCTGCCCGCCCACGTCGATCTGGCCGCGACCGATCACGAGGTGATCGAATTCTGGCGACGCGCGGACGTCTTCCGACGCAGCCTGGCCCAGACCGAGGGCGGCCCCCGCTACACCTTCTACGAAGGTCCGCCGACGGCTAACGGCACGCCGGGCACCCACCACATCGAGGCTCGGGCGTTCAAGGATCTCTTCCCCCGGTTCAAGACGATGAAGGGTTATCACGTCCCCCGCATGGCGGGCTGGGACTGCCACGGTCTTCCGGTGGAGCTGGCGGTCGAGAAGCAGCTCGGGTTCACCGGAAAGCCCGACATCGAGCGCTTCGGCATCGCGGAGTTCAACGCGGCCTGCCGCACGGAGGTCCAGCGCAACGTCGACCAGTTCCTGGCCATGAGTGAGCGCATGGGCTACTGGGCCGATTACGACAACGCCTACTGGACGATGAACGCCTCCTACATCGAGTCGGTCTGGTGGGCCCTCAAACAGATCTTCGACCAGGGCCTGCTGGTCGAGGACCATCGGGTGGCCCCGTACTGCCCCCGGTGTGGCACCGGGCTGTCCGACCACGAGGTGGCCCAGGGCTACGAGACCGTGGTCGACCCCTCGGTGTACGTGACGTTCCCGCTCACCTCGGGTCCCTACGCGGGCGAAGCGTCTCTCTTGGTGTGGACGACGACGCCCTGGACCCTCGTCTCCAACACCGCCGTCGCGGTCAATCCCGAGGTCACCTACCTGGTCGTGCGGACGGTCGGCGGCGAGCGGGAGCCGGCGCAGACGCTGGTCGTAGCCGCTCCGCTGGTCGACAAGGCCCTCAACGGCGCCGAGTACTCCGAGCTCGCGCGGCTTCCAGGACGCGACCTGGAGCGCTGGACCTACCAGCGGCCCTTCGAGTTCGTCCCCATCGGCGATGCCGAGAACCCCGCGCACTATGTGGTCCTGGCCGACTACGTGACCACCGAGGACGGCTCCGGCCTGGTGCATCAGGCACCGGCCTTCGGAGCCGACGACCTCGCAACCTGCCGCACCTACGGGCTGCCGGTGGTCAATCCGGTTGGCAAGGACGGCCACTTCCTCGCCGATGTTCCGGTCGTCGGCGGCGTCTTCTTCAAAGACGCCGACGCCGAACTGGTGCGCCTGCTTCGCGATGCCGGCTTGCTGCTGCGGCATGTGAACTACGAGCACGCCTATCCCCATTGCTGGCGTTGCCACACGCCGCTGATGTATTACGCGCTGCCCTCGTTCTACATCCGCACCACCGCCCGCAAGGACGAGCTGCTGCGTGAGAACGAGCGCACGAACTGGTACCCGGAGACGATCAAGCACGGTCGGTACGGCGACTGGCTCGACAACAACATCGACTGGGCGCTGTCGCGGGATCGGTACTGGGGCACCCCGCTACCGATCTGGCGCAACGATGCCGACCCCACCCACCTCGTCTGCGTCGGTTCCCTCGCCGAGTTGTCCGCGCTGACGGGCCAGGACCTGTCCGAGCTCGACCCACACCGGCCGTTCGTCGACGCCCCGACCTTCACGCTGCCGGACGTGGCGGGCACTTTCCACCGAGTTCCGCAGGTGATCGACGGATGGTTCGACTCCGGCTCGATGCCCTTCGCCCAGTTCGGGGCGCCGCACCGCAACGCCGAGCTGGCGAAGGCGGCCTATCCGGCGGACTTCATCTCCGAGGCGATCGACCAGACGCGAGGCTGGTTCTACACACTGATGGTGGTGGGAACGCTGGTCTTCGACCAGTCCAGCTACCGCAATGTCGTGTGCTTGGGGCACATCCTGGCCGAGGACGGCCGCAAGATGAGCAAGCACCTGGGAAACATCCTCGAACCGATCTCGCTGATGGACCAGCACGGGGCCGACGCCGTGCGGTGGTTCATGCTGGCCGGCGGTTCGCCCTGGTCGGCACGGCGGGTCGGCCACAAGAACCTTGAGGAGATCGCCTCCAAGGTGCTGCGAACGTACTGGTCGATTGCCTCGTTCCAGTCGCTCTATGCCCGCGCCAACGACTGGACGCCGGGGACCGCTCACGGACTGGAGCCCACCGCGCTGGACCGCTGGGCGACCAACGAGACACATCGAGTTGCGCTCGAGGTCGATGACGCTCTGGAGGCCTACGACCCGGCGCGTGCGGGGCGCGCCCTGGCTGGTCTCATCGATGACCTGTCGAACTGGTACGTCCGCCGCTCCCGTCGGCGTTTCTGGGACGGTGACCCCGCTGCCCTGCAGACGCTGCACGACTGCCTCGATGTGCTCACCCGGCTACTCGCGCCGTTCGTCCCGTTCGTCACCGAGCGGGTTTGGGGCGCGCTGTTCGCGCAGAGCACCGGCGTCGAATCCGTCCACCTGGCGCCCTGGCCCGAGCGCTCGGTCTCGGTCGACTCCGAGCTGTCCGAGCAGGTCGCCCTGGTGCGACGGATCGTCGAGCTCGGACGAGCCGCGCGGGCCGAATCGAAGGTGAAGACGCGCCAGCCGCTGGCTCGTGCTCTGGTTTCGGCGCCAGGCTGGGATCGCATACCGGACCCGCTCAAGGCGGAGGTCACCGACGAGCTCAACGTGCTGGAACTGGCCGCACTGGCTGATGCCGAGGATCTGGTCGACGTGTCGGTCAAGCCGAACTTCCGGGCCCTGGGCAAACGGTTCGGCTCAGGGACGAAGGACGTCGCCACGGCTATCTCCGCGGGCGATCCCACCGCCCTCGCGCACGCGGTCCGGCAGGGCGGTTCCGCGACGGTCACGGTGGGTGGCGAGGAGATCAGGGTGGGCTCGGACGAGCTGATCGTGACCGAGGCGCCGCGGTCGGGCTGGGCGGTCACCAGCGAAGGGGCCGAGACTGTCGCCCTCGACCTGGAACTGACCGGTGAGCTACGGCGTCTCGGGCTGCTGCGCGACGTGATCCGTCTGGTGCAGGAGGCCCGCAAGAACGCCGGGTTCGAGGTGACCGACCGGATCCAGCTGCGCTGGCGGGTCGGCGGTTCACCCGATCCGGCCGAAGCGATCCGGCACCACGCGACGGAACTGGCCACCGAGGTGCTGGCTACCGACATCGTCGAGGGCGCCGTCGACACCAGTCCCGATCGAAACATCGCCGGCAACAGTGACGACGCCATCGCGAGTGCTCCGACGTCCGATGCCGACTGGTTCTCCGGTCACGACGAGGAGATGGGCCTGCATTTCTGGATCCGCCGCAGCTGA